The genome window AGGCGGCGTAGTTGGCGGCGGGTGAGAACACGTTGAAGCCGCCTGCACGGAAGCCATCGGACACCGACGCGTAAACCTGCTGACGCGGCGCAAAGGCGTATTGCACAGCCAAACGCGGCGTCACGCGGGTCCAATCGGCGCGGCGTTGCGAGTCGCCTTGCGGCCGGAAGCGGATCTGATCGCGTTCGACGCGCGCACCGGCTTCGACCGTCCAACGTTCGGCCAGCGGCACGGTCCAGTGGGTGAAGGCGGCGGTGGAGTTGCCCCGCAGATTGACCACGCTTTCAGTCAGACCCCGCGGCATCTTCTGCGTGTTGATCAGATCGTGATCGTCGCCGTCGGCATACAGGCCCACAAGCCAGTGCGCGCGCTTCCAATCGCCTTCCAGACGAAGCTCCTGCGACAAATTGCTGAAATGATGGTCGCGTGCGATATGGAGCAGATCGGCCGGCAAAAAATCAGTGTCTTGCTGAACACGGTCGCGGAAGTCGTTCCAGGCGGTGACGGACGACAGACGCAGTCCAGAGTCGAAGTCATGCTGCACGGCCAGCGACGCGCTGCGGCCGATCGAGTGGTTCCAGCTGGGCGTGCCGGACGCAACGGTCGCGCGCGGAGCGCTTGGTGAACCCCAAAGCGCCGCGCCATCGCGGTAATCCACTTGCGAATAGCGCAAGGTGGCGTCGGTGCTGGCTGACGGTGTCCAGCGCAGCGCCAGCTTGCCGTTGCGCAACTCGCGGTCGTCTTCGCGCTTGCCGGTATAGGTGTTGTCGATAAAACCGTTCTGGCTGCGCCATGCGCCGGCAACGCTGGCGTACAGCCGGTCTTCGACCAGCGGGCCGCTCAGGTCAAAACGCGTCACGCGCAAATCGCGGCTGCCGATTTCGGCGGAGACCTGGCCGCGCAAGGTGTTGTCGGGCTGCCGGGTGTGGATATTGATGACGCCCGCTTCGGCATTTCGGCCATACAGCGTGGATTGCGGGCCGCGCAGCACTTCTACCCGGTCAATCGCCAGCATCTGGTTGTCGTAACCCTGCGCGGTCAATGTCGGCACGCCGTCTACGACCAGCAGCGTAGAGGTTGAGAACGAAAAGAAATTGGCCGACAGGCCCCGCATGACGGGGGAGTTGACGCCCGCCTGGCCAAAGGGCTGGAAGCTCAGGCCCGGCGTTATGGTCTGTAGCGCTTCAACGTTCTGAATACCTTGTGATTCCAGCATGTCGCCATCAAAGACGGACAGGCTGGCGGGCACGGATTCCAGCACGCGCTCCTGCTTGTCGGCAGTGACGGTAATGGCGGGCAGCTCGGCAGGCGGCTGGGCGAACACGTCGGGCGCGCAGGTCAGGCAGACCAGCGCCCAGGCGATGGGCGTAAGAGGGGGGTGCGGGATCATCGGGGTTCCTGTGCGTGCATCCGCGGCCGCTGTCCTTGCGCAGCCGTCCCGACGATGGTATTTCTTTATGCGAACGACTATCATTAACGTTTGTATGCGATTCGGATTTATCCGTATGCAAATCGGCGGCGTTCGCATCCCGCAGTGCGCCAGCCAAGGAAAGCCCCATGTTCATGCGTGTTTCGTCCCTGCTTGCCCAGCCTGGCCATAGCCCCCGTCCGGGATGGCGGCGCCATGCCTTGCCGCAGGAGCTGGGCCTTTGCTATGCAGACCGCATGGATCTGGATGACGGCCTGACGCTGGTGCATTCGCAGTACACGCCGGTGCGGGACCTGATCGAAGAAAATGCGGCGGGCTACGGCGCACGCACGCTGGTGATCACGTTGGCGATGCAGGGCATGTCCGCCTATCAAGGCGCGGACGGCTCCGAACTGGATTTCCGGGGCGGTCATACGACGGTGACCGCCTTTCAGCGCAGCCAGGGCGAACGACGCTATCTGGGCGGCGCGACGGTGTCGCAATTGCGCTTGCTGGTGGGCGAACAGGTATTACGCCGTTATGCCGGCGATGAGCGGGCCGAAAGCCTGCTGGGCGAGGGCGGTTTGCGGCGTCTGTCCCAACGCAAGACCAGCGCTGAACTCAGCGCGGCTGCGGTGGAACTGGCGGCGGGCGGTGATCCGCTGGACGCGCATATCCGCGCATTGACCTTGTTGGCCCGTCAATTGCGCGGCCTGGGGCCCGCGCCTGAGCCAGGCCGGCTCAGTCAGACCGACATCGCGCGGCTGGAAGCCGCACGCGCCTTGATGCAGGAACAGATGGACCGGGATCTGACCGTGCAGTATCTGTGTCTGGCCACGGGCTTGAACGAGTTCAAACTGAAAGAAGGATTCCGCACGCTATATGGCAATAGCCCGCACAGGCTGCTGACCGAGCTGCGTATGCGCCGCGCGTGGGAACTGCTGGAAACGGGTTGCCAGGTAGCCCAGGCCGCGTATTGCGTGGGCTATCGGCACCCGGCTAATTTCAGCGCGGCTTTCACGCGCTTTCATGGCCGTACGCCCAAGTCGGTTTTCGGCAAGCGGCGGTAGCCGCGCGGCGGTCAGAGCGCGGCGCGCGCTTGCGCCGCCGATCGCCGCGACACGCTTTCCCAGACCGCAACCACGATCATGATCAAGGTGGTCAGGCCGCCCACCATCAAGTTGTCAGTCACATACGACACGGGCGCCAGCACCGCCAGCAACACCAGCCCGACCACGTGAGACAGCGGGAAGCGGGCGTACACCACGGCCTTGTAGATGCCATTGCCCAGCAGATACAGCGCCGGGCCGCCGATCAGCGCCGCAGCAGCGGGCGTGGCGATGCGGCCGTCGGGGTGCAGAATGACCAGTTCATTGGCCACCGCCGACACAATCACGCCCGCAATCAAAATCACATGCACATAGTGAAAATAGGCGCCGATGCGGCCTGGGTCCGAGGAATGCACGATGGCCTCGCTACCGTCTTTGCTGCTGGTATCGAAGTACACCCACCACATCGCCGCAGTGCCCAGAAACGCCACCAGCAGGGCGATCAGCGTGGGGGCGTCCCAGTGGGTATGTTCGCCCAGCGTCGCGCCAGTGATCAGCAGCGTTTCGCCCAGCGCCACGATCACGAACAATTGGCACCGTTCGGCCAGATGGCCGCCTTCTATCGTCCAGTCGCTGGTGCGTGAGCGGCCCAGCCCCGGTAAGCGAAAGCCGATCATCGGGGAAATGTATTCGCAGGCCACGGCCAGAATCCACAAAACCAGCCGGACATCGCCCGAGGCCAGCCCGCCCGCAATCCACAACACCGCCGATATCGAAAGCCAGCCCAGCATGCGCTGAAAATTGTCGGCCAGCGGGTGTTTGGACCCCAGGTGCAGCACGATGAACACGGTGCGCCCGACCTGGATCAGCACGTAGCAGATGGCAAATATCAAGCCGTTGGCGCCGAACGCATCAGGCAGCACGGCGGCGGCGATCAAGCCCACGAGCATGACGCCGAACAACATGATCCGCATGGGCAGCGCGTCGGGATCAAACCAGTTCGTCACCCAGCAGGTGTATTGCCAGCCCAGCCAAACGGCAAACCACAACACCAGTGTGTGTACGGCACCCATCAACGTCAGGTCATGCAGCAGGCTGTGTGACAGCTGCGTCACCGCAAACACGTAGACCAAGTCAAAGAAAAGTTCGACATAGGTGACACGGGCTTCGTGGCCGTCCCGATGACGAAGCAGATTGGCGCTGGCAAGAAAGGTCATGGCGGGCGCTTCCTGTGGGTGAGGGGCGCAGCCAGATTACTGCAAGGGCCGGGTAGACAACTGCAAATAATTCAAAAGCCGGGCAGGGCGTCGCGCAGGCGCTACGTCAGGCATGACCTTGAGGCAGGGCGTCACGCAGGCGCTACGTCAGGCATGACCTGGATTCAGCGCCGTCAGTGGGTGCTGCGGCCGCCGCTGATCATCCAGCGCGTGCCAAAGCGGTCAATCAACGCCCCATACGCTTCCGCCCAGAATGTCTTTTGCAGCGGCATCGTTACACTGCCGCCTTCGCCCAATTGCTCGAAAACCCGGTGCGCATCGGACACCGTCGGAAAGACCAGCGACAAGGCCACGCCTTGTTTGCCGGGATAGGGGTGGCCAACAGTCGCGTCGCTGCCCATCAGCGTCTGTTCGTCCAGCCCCAGGCGCGCATACATGATGCGCTCGGCGTCTTCTGCGGATAGCGTTGGCATGGCGGCGTCCGGCGGCGCGTCGGCGTATCGGATCATGGCTTCCAGCTGGCCGCCCAGCACGCGTTCGTAAAAGCGCATGGCATCGGCGCAATTGCCGTCAAAGCTGAGATAGGCGGATAGTTGGGGCATGATGTCTCCGTGGATGGCACTTGCCGGCGCCGCCGCCGAACTATGATGGAAGGCTGCATGGCCGCCGGGCATAGGGCCGGTGACGCAAATTCATCATAGGGCAGGCGCGGCCGTCTGGGTACGATACCCAGGTGACGAGATTTTTCGGCGCATACGCGCAATAACCAGAGATACAGGCATGAGCACGGTCAAATTGTTATCAGATGACGATGTCCGGAAAAGCCCCGAGGCGTGGGCCGTGTTCGAGGACATCCGGGCGACGCGCCAATCAGATTTCGTCAACAACTTCTGGCGTGCGCTGGCCAACGATCCACCGCAACTGCTGCGCGTCTGGACGCAGTTGAAGCAGGTCATGATGGCCGAGGGCGAACTGTCGCCCCTGGTGCGCGAAATGATTTACATCGCCGTATCCACGGCCAACGGATGCACGTACTGCATTCATTCCCACACCGCCGCCGCGAAGGCTAAGGGCATGACGGATGGCCAGCATGCAGAGCTGCTGTCTGTCATAGGCATGGCGGCGCAAACCAATGCGATGGTGACGGCCATGCAGGTGCCAGTGGACGCCGCTTTCGACGTCACCTAGGAGGCCGCCATGGCGCTGATCCCGCTGTTTCCCTTGTCCAATACGCTGTTTCCCGCCGGCGTGCTGCACCTGCGTATATTCGAGGTGCGCTACCTGGATATGATCCGCCGTTGCATTGCGGATGGCAGCGAGTTTGGCGTCGTGGGTTTGCTGGCAGGTAACGAGGTCCGTTCGCCCGAAGGGGTCGAGACCCTGTCGCCCGTAGGCACGATGGCGCGTATCGACACTTGGGACGCGCCCATGCCCGCATTGCTGGAGGTGCGCTGCCTGGGCACAAGCCGATTCCGGCTGATTTCCAGCGAGGTGGCAAAATACGGTCTTTGGATGGGCCGGACCGAGCCCATCGCCGACGACCCGCCCACGCCCGTGCCAAGTGCCATGCAGGCCAGCGCAGATGCACTGGGCCGACTGGTGGCCCAATGGCAGCAAGAGGGCGTGCCCCCCGAGCGGATGCCCGTGGCGCCGCCATACCGGCTGGATGATTGCGGCTGGGTGGCGGATCGCTGGTGTGAACTGCTGCCGCTGCCTGCGGACGACAAGGCCCGTTTGTTGGGCCTGACCGACCCCGTGGCGCGGCTGGCTTCCATTCAAGATTTGCTTCGCGGCCTTGGATTGGCGTAGCGCGGCGTTGGCAAGAACTGTACTTTTGGACACCATGGATATCAGGATTGACGAGGGCCTGCGCGCCTATATAGACCCTTTGACCGAAGACGAACACGAGGCGCTGGAGCGCAGCCTGCTGGACGAGGGCTGCCGCGATGCGCTGGTGTTGTGGGGCGATCTGCTGGTTGATGGACACAACCGCTACGCCATCTGCAAGAAGCACGGCATTGAATTCCAAACCCGGCAGAACACCGCATTCAAGTCGATGGCGGACGTGCATCTATGGATGATTGAAAACCATCTGGGCCGGCGCAGCGTATCGGACTTCCAGCGGGGCGTGCTGGCGCTGCGCAAGAAAGAGATTCTGCTGGCACGCGCCGTGCCGCCCGAAGGGGCGGCCGGCTCGTCGTCAGACGCGTCCTCCGGCGCAGCATCGTCCGAAGAATCGTCCGACGGATCGCCTCCCTGGGACGAAGACGCGCCGGGCGCCCCTGGCGCGCATGTGCAGCCGCCGACGATCCAATGGACGCCGCCCGTCCCCAGCCGTCAGGCGTTGGCGCGTGCGGCGCGGATCAGCAGCAGCACGCTGGGTCAGATTGAAAAAATCCAGAAGGACGCCGCGCCGGAATTGGTGCGGGCGGTAAAAGAGGGCGCAATCTCGATCAATGCCGCCGCTGCAGTCGCCTCCTTGCCCGCCGAGCGTCAGGCTGCGGCCGTCGCTGGCGGCAAGAAAGAGCTGCAACAGGCCGCGCGCGAGGTGCGCCAGGCCAAGGCGCCGCCGCCACGTGAAACCCCGCCCGAGGAGCCCATCGAGAACATCGAGGATCTGCCCGGCGAGGTCGCCCGCCTGCGAGGTTTGCTGACCAAGCTGACCGACGAACGCGATCAGTTAAAGAAGAAAGTCATGCACCTGACGGTGGCTTTGTCCGAAGCGCGCAACGCCACCGGCGCGGGTGACGATTGACTCCGTGACCTAGGGTAATCACGAATAAGGGATTACCCTAAACCGCAATATGTACGAATTAAATTCCTGAATCGCCGGGAATTTATATCGTTTTGAAGAAAGGCATGCCGGGCTTTGTAATGCATGTTCGCTTAATCGCTTCACGCATTTACCCCTGGCTTGCTTATGAACCCCATCGGATTTCGCATACTTTCCCGGCCCGCTCCGGCCGTCGCCGCTGACGTGCTGGCAGGCTTTGCCAGCATCGGCTCGGCCCAGATCAGCGACTGCATGAATCGCCTGTACGGCGTGTCGGGCCTGCGCCCGCTGCATGGCGGCACGCGCCGCACGGTTGGCCTGGCGCTCACCGTCAAGACTCGTCCTGGCGATAACCTGATGATCCACAAAGCGATTTCGCTGGGTGGAGCAGGCGACGTGATCGTGGTGGATGGCGCTGGCGACAGCAGCAACGCGCTGGTCGGCGAACTGATGATGATGGACGCGCAATCGCGCGGCATTGAAGGGTTTGTCATTGATGGCGCCGTGCGCGATCTGGATGTTTTTGCCCAGGGCGAATTCGGCTGCTTTGCGCGCGCTGTGTCGCACAAAGGCCCCTACAAGGACGGCCCCGGTGAAATCAACGTGCCCGTGTCCGTGGGCGGCCAAGTGGTCAACCCGGGCGACGTGGTGGTGGGCGACGCTGATGGCGTGGTGGTGATTCCCGCGGAACACGCCGCTGCCGTGCTGGCGCTGGCCCTGAAGAAAGAAGCCGACGAAGCCGTGGCCAAGGAAAAGCTGCGCGCAGGCACCTACACCAAGCCGTGGCTGGACAAGACCATCGCTGAAAAAACGGGAGCCGCCAAATGAGCATCGTTGCCGACCGCATCAAGCGCATCAAGCTGTCGCCCAGCGTTGCCGCGCGCGCCATCATCGCCGAACTGCGCGAGCAGGGCCGCCGCATTATCGACCTGACCATTGGCGAGCCGGATTTTTCCACGCCTGAGCACATCCGCCAGGCCGCGACCGCCGCGATGAACCGCGGTGAAACCAAGTATCCGCCGGCCCAGGGCACCGTTGCCTTGCGCAAGGCCGCCCGCGCTCACCTGCTGGAAGCGACCGGCGTGGACTATCCCGTCTCGCAGATCATTGTCAGCACGGGCGCCAAACAGGTGATTTTCAATGGCCTGGCCGCGACGCTGAACGACGGCGATGAAGTGCTGATCCCCGCGCCGTTCTGGGTGTCGTACCCGGACATGGTGCTGGTCAATGGCGGCGTGCCGGTAGCTGTTGAAACCTCGCCCGCCACAGATTACAAAGTCACCCCCGACGCGCTGGAACGCGCCATCACGCCGCGCACCAAATGGCTGATGATGAACGCGCCCAGCAATCCCACGGGCTCGGTCTATACCGCCGAAGAGCTGCGCGGCCTGACCGACGTGCTCAAGCGTCATCCGCACGTGTGGCTGATGACCGACGACATCTACGCGCGCCTGAACTTTACCGGCGAGCCGACCGTGCATCCCTTGCAGGTGGCGCCTGAACTGGCTGCCCGCTCGCTGGTGATCAACGGCGTGTCCAAAGCGTATGCGATGACGGGCTGGCGTATTGGCTACGGCGCGGGTCCGGACGAACTGATCAAGGCGATGGCGATCCTGCAATCGCAAAGCACGTCCGGCGCTTCCTCCGTCAGCCAGGCGGCCGCACTGGAAGCCTTGTCGGGTCCGCAGGATTGCGTGGCTGAATTTGCCAAGGTTTTTCAGGCTCGCCGCGATCTGGCGATTGCCGAGCTGTCCGGCGCGCCGGGCCTGGCTATCGTTGTGCCGCAAGGCGCCTTCTATGTGTTTCCCGATTGTTCGGGTCTGCTGGGCAAGAAGACGCCAGCTGGCGACGTGATCGCCACCGACACCGACCTGACCCACTATCTGCTGCGCGAAGCGGGCGTTGCTGTCATTGATGGCCACGCTTACGGCGCGCCTGGCACGTTCCGGCTGTCGTTTGCAGCGTCTTTGGACGATATCAAGCAGGGTTGCTCTGCCATTCGCGAGGCATGCGCCAAGCTGGCTTGACGCCACGCCGCGCATCCCGGTTTTCATTACGACCACCACATAACCAAACAAGGGGAATCAACCATGAAACGCCACTCTCTTTACGCAGCCTGCCTGGGCCTGGCATTCCTGACGCTGGGCGGCGCCGCCCAGGCCGATCAGGTCGATGACATCAAGGCGCGCGGCGAGCTGATCTGCGGCACGCTGGGCACCTCGCAGCCGTTCAGCTTCCAGGACGGCGCCACGCGCCAGCTGGTGGGCTACGACGTGGATGTTTGCAAACTGGTGGCCGACAAGCTGGGCGTCAAGGTCAACTACAAGCTGTTGTCGGTGGCGGCCCGCGTGCCGGAACTGAACGAAGGCCGCGTAGACATCCTGGCCGCCAACCTGGGTTATTCCCCGGACCGCGCGCAACAGATCTCCTTCAGCCATGCCTATTACGTCAGCCCGCAAAAGCTGCTGGTGCGCAAGGACTCGGGCCTGGACAGCGTGGAAGCGCTGAACGGCCGCCGTATCGGCGCCACCAAGGGGTCCAGTTCGGAACGCGAGATCAAGCGCATTCTGGACAAGTCCCAGGTGATTGGTTATGGCGACAGCTCGGCGACCTATCTGGCCTTGCAGCAAAAGAAGGTGGACGCGCAATTCGCCTCGGAACTGGTGCTGGCGCGTCTGGTGCTGCAAAGCCCTCCCACGGCGCCCGTCAGCGTGATCGCCAAGTCGGTGTTTGACGAGCCTTGGGGCCTGGGCGTGCGCAAGTCTGAACCGCGTTTTCTGGAAACGGTGAATCAGGCGCTGGACGAAGCGGAAACCTCGGGCGCGGCCTCCAAGTTGTTTGATAAGTGGTTTGGTCCTGAAACCCCGTACAAGCTGGAACGCGGCTTCAAGATCGGCCCCATCGCGGGCTGACGCCAGGGACCCCAGCGCGGCCTGCACGTCTCTCGTCACGGTTTCCGTCGCCTTATCAGGCGGCTTGTCGGAAACCGTGACGTTTGGCGTGGGCCGCGAGATTGCCGGAGATTGACTGATTTATGAGCCTACTTGACGCTTCCCAATACCAGCTGCTGCTCAGCGGCATGGTGGTCACCTTGCAACTGTTCCTGGTTGCCTGGGTACTGGCCTTTACCATCGCGGTGACGCTGGTGGTAGTGCGCGCCACCAATGTGACGGCGTGCCGCTGGGTGGTTGACGCCTACGTGGAATATCACCGCAATGTGCCCTTGCTGGTGCAGGTGTTGTTCTGGTATTTCGGTATGCCCGAACTGCTGCCGGAGGGCGTGCGTCTGTGGTTGTACGACCATAACGCCGAGATGTCGCTGGCGGCCATCGCGCTGGGGCTGGGCTCGGCCGCCTATATCGCAGAAGACATCCGCAGCGGTCTGCGCGCCATACCGGGCACGCAGTTTGAAGCCGCCCGAGCTCTGGGCGCCAGCTACCTGCAATGCATGCGATTCGTGATCGTGCCGCAAGCGCTGCGCATTTCCATTCCACCGCTGGTTGGCCGCGCGCTGCTGCTGTTCAAGAACACCAGCGTCGCCATGGCGATTGGCGTCATGGAGTTGACGTATCAGGCGCGTGAGATCGAAAACGAAACCTATCGTACCTTTGCCACCTTTGGCGCCGCGACGATCATGTACCTGCTGGGATCGTTCCTGATCATGGCGCTCGGATCGCGCATCTACGCCCGTTATCGTCTGAATCGCGGAGGCCACGGTGCTTGATCTGCTAATGCAATACTGGCCGACGCTGCTGGTCGGCCAATACCCGAATGGCCCGCTGGGCGGCCTGGCGCTGACGCTGATTCTGGCCGCTTTGGGCCTGGCCATGTCCATGCCGCTGGCGCTGTTGATCGCATTGGCTCGCGTCAGCCCGTTTGGTTGGTTGCGCGTGGCCAGCAAGGCGCTGGTCAACGTGGTGCGCGGCATGCCGCTGCTGATGCTGATCTTCTGGGCGTATTTTGTGGTGCCCAAGCTGACTGGCCAGGTGGTGAGCGGCTTCTGGACGCTGATCTTTGCGTTGGTGGTCTATGAAAGCGCGTATCTGTCGGAAGTGATCCGCTCTGGAATTGAAGCGGTGCCGCGCGGCCAGATCGAGGCGTCGCGTTCGCTGGGCGTGGGGTACTGGACGACGATGCGCAAAGTGGTGCTGCCGCAAGCGCTGTTTAACGTGCTGCCCAGCATGACCAGCCAATTCGTCTCGACCGTCAAGGAAACGTCGCTGGGTTATGTGATCAGCGTGAACGAACTGACTTTTGCGGCCAATCAGGTCAACAACCTTGTGCTGACTCAGCCGCTGCAGGTGTTCGGCATTCTGGCCATTATCTATTTCCTGGTGTGCTTCAGCCTGAGCCGCAGCTTGAGCTGGCTGGACCTGCGTATCCGCCGCTCGCGCGCCATGGCTTAAAGGAACAAACATGATCAAGCTTGAAAAAGTGAACAAGTGGTACGGCACGCATCATGTGCTGAAAGATGTGGACCTGTCGGTGGCGCGTGGTGAGGTGCTGGTGGTGTGCGGCCCGTCGGGCTCGGGCAAGTCCACCATGATCCGCACCATCAACCGGCTGGAACCCATTGAGAAAGGCCGCATCCTGATCGACGGCGCGGACATCTACGCCAAGGGCGCCAACCTGAACGCGCTGCGCCAGAAGATCGGTTTTGTGTTTCAGCAGTTCAATCTTTTCCCGCACATGAGCGTGCTGGAAAACGTGATCTTTGCGCCCGTCAACATCCGCAAGCAGCCGCGCAAGCAATCGATCGATCTGGCCCGCACGTTGCTGGAACGCGTGGGCCTGGAACACAAGATCGACGCGTATCCGGGTTCGCTGTCCGGCGGCCAGCAGCAACGCGTGGCGATTGCACGGGCGTTGGCCCTGCAACCGCCCGTGATGCTGTTTGACGAGCCCACCAGCGCGCTGGACCCCGAGATGGTGGGCGAGGTGCTGCAAGTGATGAAGGGCCTGGCCAAAGACGGTATGACGATGGTGTGCGTGACCCACGAAATGGGTTTTGCGCGCGACGTCTGCGACCGGGTGGTGTTCATGGACGGCGGCGAGATCCTGGAAATGGATACGCCCGAGCGTTTCTTCAGCGCACCGTCTCATCCGCGCGCGCAGCGCTTCCTGGCAGATATCCTGCATCCGCGCGGCTAAGGCCCTGCGCGGGCAGCGCGGCGGCGATGTTAAGGTGAGGGTTTCCATGCGTTTCGCATCGACCGCCGCGATGTATACCCTTAAACAGCTAGAAGCTTTTTACTGGAGCTCCGAACTTGGCAGCTTCAGCGCATCGTCCCGCAAATTGCACACCACCCAGTCCGCCGTGGCCAAGCGCGTGGGCGAACTTGAGGCCTTTGCCGGCGCTCCGCTTTTTGAACGGCGCGCCAAGAAACTGCTGATGACTCCGCAGGGGCGCAAGCTGTTTGAACTGGCGCGTGAAATGCTGGACCTGAACAGCCGCATCGTGCAGAACATGGCCGATCCGGCCAGTTTTGAAGGCGTGCTGCGGCTGGGCGTGACGGAATTGGTTGGCATGACCTGGCTGGCGCGTCTGATCAATCAGATCAGCCAGCAGTACCCCCGCGTGCAGCTCATGCCCGAAATTGACGGCGGCATCACGCTGTACGAACGGCTGGAGCAGGATGAGCTGGATCTGGCCATCATGCCCGGCCCGTTCTGGAGCTATCAGTACGACTGCACCCATCTGGGCGGGGTGACCAATGTGTGGATGGCCAGCCCTGCGCTGGACATCGATTTTTCTGCCCGCCTGACGCCTCAGGATCTGGCGCCGTATCCCGTCATTTCACAACCCACCAATTCAGCGTTGTCGCATCTGTATGACGCCTGGTTTGCCGAACAAGGATTGCCGGTCAAACGCGTGCTGACGTGCAACAGCCTGGGCATGATGGCGCAGTTGACGATGTTGGGCTTGGGTATCAGTTACCTGCCGGGCGCGTACTTCGCGCCGCTGGTGGAGCGGGGCGCATTGAGCCAATTGAATGTGCAGCCGGACCTGCCGACCATCAATTACTACGCGGTGCACAAGAAAAATATCGTCAACCCGATTGTGTCCCGGGTGATCGATATTGCGCGCGAGGAATGCGCGTTTGAAGTGGCTGGGGCATTTCTGCCCCATGTGCCGCCGGCGGCTGCGCCGCGCCAGTGCTGAAGCGGTATTCAGCCGGGGCCGGGCGCGGTGCCGGTCCCCGGGGGCAAGGTTGGCTTGCGGACCGATCAGCCGCAGCGAATGGCCGTCATGATGTCTTTGTCGTCGACGATCAGATTCAGGCGGGTCGCGTTGTATTCCATGGTGACCAGCTGGCCGGGACGCAGGATGCGGGCGGTGGTGCTGCCGCTGCGCGAGCGCAGATCTTCCATGACGGATTGCGTGGCCTTTTGGCCAATCTGCGATTGCAGCGGGCCGGCATCGCACGTTTTGCCGCTGGTCGCGCCGGGCATGGACGACGATGACGACGAGCCATAGGACGATCCCCCGGACGAGCCGGACGAAGAGCCGGAATCGGCCGACGAGGATGCGCTTGAGGAGCTGGAGGCTGCCGGCGCACGCGACGACGAGGTGCCCGTATTGGCGCACGCGGTCAGGCTGGCAACCAGTAGGAAGGGGATCAGCTTGCGGATCATGTATAGCTCCTTACAACTACGCGACAAAAAAGCCATGATAGACCAGCGGCGGCCGGCTGTGCTCATGGTTCCGAGGGGACTTGCATGCCAGGCAGTTCACGCAGACGGTCGGCCAGGAATTGGATCAGCAGCCGTGCGCGCAGTGACTGGTAGCGGCGCGACGGGTAGATCAGAAAGGCTTCTTGCTGCGGTCCGCTCCAGCCGGGCAGTACGTGAATCAACTGGCCATCAGCTAGCAAGTCGTGTACCACCCACGCCGGGCACAGGCCGATACCCGCGCCCATCGCCAGCGTTTCGCGGATTGCCAAGGCGTTATTGACGCGATAGCGTCCCCGGGTTTGAACGCTGGCGCGGGTACTGTCCTGATGCAGCTCAAGCAGATCGCCCGCCGCTGACCATGCAAAACGCACGTAGTCGTGGGCGGACAGGTCATCGGGTGTGCGGGGCATGCCATGGCGGGCCAGATAGGACGGCGCGGCCACCAGATGGCGGGGCGACACGCCGGCCTTGCGCGCCACGGCATTGGGCGGCAGATCACTGCCCAGGCGCAGGGCCACGTCCACGCCTTCTTCAACCAGATCTACATAGCGGTCATTCAGAATCAGTTCCACCTGGATATC of Achromobacter seleniivolatilans contains these proteins:
- a CDS encoding TonB-dependent receptor: MIPHPPLTPIAWALVCLTCAPDVFAQPPAELPAITVTADKQERVLESVPASLSVFDGDMLESQGIQNVEALQTITPGLSFQPFGQAGVNSPVMRGLSANFFSFSTSTLLVVDGVPTLTAQGYDNQMLAIDRVEVLRGPQSTLYGRNAEAGVINIHTRQPDNTLRGQVSAEIGSRDLRVTRFDLSGPLVEDRLYASVAGAWRSQNGFIDNTYTGKREDDRELRNGKLALRWTPSASTDATLRYSQVDYRDGAALWGSPSAPRATVASGTPSWNHSIGRSASLAVQHDFDSGLRLSSVTAWNDFRDRVQQDTDFLPADLLHIARDHHFSNLSQELRLEGDWKRAHWLVGLYADGDDHDLINTQKMPRGLTESVVNLRGNSTAAFTHWTVPLAERWTVEAGARVERDQIRFRPQGDSQRRADWTRVTPRLAVQYAFAPRQQVYASVSDGFRAGGFNVFSPAANYAAYQPETLRSYEIGAKGWLAGNRLRYSSAFYVMTVKNMQVQQMPLPGLVYVTNAASARSIGAEFELEYLLGDGWSMQAGLGLNRTRFSSFMDGSADYSGNQNPFAPRINGYLSARYDAPAGWYAQASLTGTGSVYLDAANRYRRNGYGLINLAAGVTVRQVEISAYVNNLANRRYDAVGYQNGIVTVYSPPREAGLRFTWRI
- a CDS encoding helix-turn-helix transcriptional regulator: MFMRVSSLLAQPGHSPRPGWRRHALPQELGLCYADRMDLDDGLTLVHSQYTPVRDLIEENAAGYGARTLVITLAMQGMSAYQGADGSELDFRGGHTTVTAFQRSQGERRYLGGATVSQLRLLVGEQVLRRYAGDERAESLLGEGGLRRLSQRKTSAELSAAAVELAAGGDPLDAHIRALTLLARQLRGLGPAPEPGRLSQTDIARLEAARALMQEQMDRDLTVQYLCLATGLNEFKLKEGFRTLYGNSPHRLLTELRMRRAWELLETGCQVAQAAYCVGYRHPANFSAAFTRFHGRTPKSVFGKRR
- a CDS encoding low temperature requirement protein A — protein: MTFLASANLLRHRDGHEARVTYVELFFDLVYVFAVTQLSHSLLHDLTLMGAVHTLVLWFAVWLGWQYTCWVTNWFDPDALPMRIMLFGVMLVGLIAAAVLPDAFGANGLIFAICYVLIQVGRTVFIVLHLGSKHPLADNFQRMLGWLSISAVLWIAGGLASGDVRLVLWILAVACEYISPMIGFRLPGLGRSRTSDWTIEGGHLAERCQLFVIVALGETLLITGATLGEHTHWDAPTLIALLVAFLGTAAMWWVYFDTSSKDGSEAIVHSSDPGRIGAYFHYVHVILIAGVIVSAVANELVILHPDGRIATPAAAALIGGPALYLLGNGIYKAVVYARFPLSHVVGLVLLAVLAPVSYVTDNLMVGGLTTLIMIVVAVWESVSRRSAAQARAAL
- a CDS encoding VOC family protein; this encodes MPQLSAYLSFDGNCADAMRFYERVLGGQLEAMIRYADAPPDAAMPTLSAEDAERIMYARLGLDEQTLMGSDATVGHPYPGKQGVALSLVFPTVSDAHRVFEQLGEGGSVTMPLQKTFWAEAYGALIDRFGTRWMISGGRSTH
- a CDS encoding carboxymuconolactone decarboxylase family protein is translated as MSTVKLLSDDDVRKSPEAWAVFEDIRATRQSDFVNNFWRALANDPPQLLRVWTQLKQVMMAEGELSPLVREMIYIAVSTANGCTYCIHSHTAAAKAKGMTDGQHAELLSVIGMAAQTNAMVTAMQVPVDAAFDVT
- a CDS encoding LON peptidase substrate-binding domain-containing protein — protein: MALIPLFPLSNTLFPAGVLHLRIFEVRYLDMIRRCIADGSEFGVVGLLAGNEVRSPEGVETLSPVGTMARIDTWDAPMPALLEVRCLGTSRFRLISSEVAKYGLWMGRTEPIADDPPTPVPSAMQASADALGRLVAQWQQEGVPPERMPVAPPYRLDDCGWVADRWCELLPLPADDKARLLGLTDPVARLASIQDLLRGLGLA
- a CDS encoding RraA family protein — encoded protein: MNPIGFRILSRPAPAVAADVLAGFASIGSAQISDCMNRLYGVSGLRPLHGGTRRTVGLALTVKTRPGDNLMIHKAISLGGAGDVIVVDGAGDSSNALVGELMMMDAQSRGIEGFVIDGAVRDLDVFAQGEFGCFARAVSHKGPYKDGPGEINVPVSVGGQVVNPGDVVVGDADGVVVIPAEHAAAVLALALKKEADEAVAKEKLRAGTYTKPWLDKTIAEKTGAAK